In Limnohabitans sp. INBF002, one genomic interval encodes:
- a CDS encoding cupin domain-containing protein — MHVNKPLTLLGGISPAEFMNTYWQRKPLLVRQAIPEFKALLSRPELFDLAEQAEVESRLVMGANGGQRDWQMQRGPFKRRAIPKLTERDWTLLVQGVDLHDDRVAALMQQFRFIPDARLDDVMISYATEGGGVGPHFDSYDVFLLQAQGQRRWRIGRQKDLSLVPDMPLKILANFKPEHDWVLNPGDMLYLPPRYAHDGIAQGECMTYSIGFRVPQVGDLARELLVRLSEGAEEAAGCDLYKDAAQPAVSKPAAMPEGLAEFAKSALQKALKDPKALQRALGEYLTEPKANVWFEIGDVLNKLKSLRLDRRSKMMYDAHHIFLNGESWRAAGKDAALMRQLADARELTQVDLLKASPEALNLLMEWCDDGWLHSGA, encoded by the coding sequence ATGCATGTGAACAAACCCCTGACCCTGCTCGGCGGCATCAGCCCCGCCGAATTTATGAACACTTATTGGCAGCGCAAGCCCTTGTTGGTGCGCCAAGCCATCCCTGAATTCAAAGCTTTGCTGAGTCGCCCTGAGCTGTTTGACTTGGCCGAACAAGCGGAGGTTGAGTCCCGTTTGGTCATGGGGGCGAATGGCGGCCAACGCGATTGGCAGATGCAACGCGGCCCGTTCAAGCGCCGCGCCATCCCCAAGCTGACCGAGCGCGACTGGACCTTGCTGGTGCAAGGCGTGGATTTGCACGACGACCGTGTGGCCGCTTTGATGCAGCAATTTCGTTTCATCCCAGACGCCCGTTTGGACGATGTGATGATCAGCTACGCCACCGAAGGCGGCGGCGTGGGCCCGCACTTTGACAGTTACGACGTGTTTTTGTTGCAAGCCCAAGGGCAACGCCGCTGGCGCATTGGCCGACAAAAAGATTTGTCGCTGGTGCCCGACATGCCGCTGAAAATCTTGGCCAATTTCAAACCCGAGCACGACTGGGTGCTCAACCCCGGTGACATGCTGTATTTACCCCCGCGTTATGCCCACGATGGCATTGCACAAGGTGAGTGCATGACTTACTCCATAGGTTTTCGCGTGCCCCAAGTAGGGGATTTGGCCCGTGAGTTGTTGGTGCGCTTGAGCGAAGGTGCGGAAGAGGCCGCTGGCTGCGATTTGTACAAAGACGCCGCTCAACCTGCGGTGTCTAAACCCGCCGCCATGCCCGAAGGTTTGGCTGAATTTGCGAAATCTGCTTTACAAAAAGCGCTAAAAGATCCTAAAGCCCTACAACGCGCTTTAGGTGAGTATCTGACCGAGCCCAAAGCCAATGTTTGGTTTGAGATCGGCGATGTGCTAAATAAGCTCAAATCACTGCGTTTAGACCGACGAAGCAAGATGATGTACGACGCACATCACATCTTTTTGAATGGCGAAAGCTGGCGTGCGGCTGGCAAGGATGCCGCCTTGATGCGTCAATTGGCCGATGCACGTGAGTTGACCCAAGTGGATCTATTGAAGGCCAGCCCTGAAGCGCTCAACTTGTTGATGGAGTGGTGTGACGATGGCTGGCTTCATTCAGGGGCTTGA
- a CDS encoding MBL fold metallo-hydrolase: MLRFKSLGSGSSGNATLVEAQSGAHTTRLLIDCGLRLRDLEARLIEAGTCAEDLDAIFITHEHGDHIGCARSFIKRYSTPLWMSQGTWLAVSDGGAWTPYQHLLNVARDGSAIELGDLQAMPFTVPHDAREPLQLRCTDGHRHLGVITDLGHVSSHVVASLQGCHALLLEANHDPDLLQASGYPVFLKQRVSGPWGHLANHAAADLLARVKHDDLSCILAAHLSERNNTPELARTSLCEPMGCAPLDIAVADPIQGSDWMTV; this comes from the coding sequence ATGTTGCGCTTTAAAAGCCTGGGCAGCGGCAGCTCAGGCAACGCCACTTTGGTTGAAGCCCAGAGTGGCGCCCACACCACTCGCTTGCTCATCGACTGCGGCCTTCGCCTGCGTGATCTAGAGGCTCGCCTCATCGAAGCGGGCACCTGCGCCGAGGATCTTGACGCCATCTTCATCACCCACGAACACGGCGACCACATTGGCTGTGCACGCAGCTTTATCAAACGTTATTCAACACCTCTTTGGATGAGCCAAGGCACATGGCTGGCCGTGAGTGACGGTGGTGCATGGACACCTTATCAACATTTGCTGAATGTGGCGCGCGATGGCAGCGCCATCGAATTGGGCGACTTGCAAGCGATGCCGTTTACGGTACCGCACGATGCGCGCGAGCCCTTGCAGCTGCGCTGCACCGATGGCCATCGGCATTTGGGTGTGATCACCGATTTAGGTCACGTGTCTTCTCATGTGGTGGCGTCATTGCAAGGCTGCCATGCCCTGCTACTAGAAGCCAACCACGATCCTGATTTGCTGCAAGCCTCGGGTTACCCTGTTTTTTTAAAGCAACGCGTCTCAGGCCCTTGGGGGCATTTGGCCAACCACGCCGCGGCCGACCTATTGGCCCGTGTCAAGCACGACGACTTAAGTTGCATCTTGGCGGCACATTTGAGCGAACGCAACAACACCCCCGAACTGGCGCGCACCAGCTTGTGTGAGCCCATGGGATGCGCACCTTTGGACATCGCCGTAGCAGACCCAATTCAAGGCTCTGACTGGATGACGGTCTAA